In Tubulanus polymorphus chromosome 2, tnTubPoly1.2, whole genome shotgun sequence, a single window of DNA contains:
- the LOC141899228 gene encoding vacuolar ATPase assembly protein VMA12-like codes for MKEVYISKNIVKIIEDLIDSSCTSEEFKAKMKLYTDPNQKTISFDSVVEIRDEIKRIHKQDENKQVPYLHELLEGCEIKIPKFELPPRNPELEARIQRLKAEQANREYKEMTKNVSHHILEKKENTFGQDAKNMNSQLIAVFNFLLTIGGAFAFGYKATEYSMVLPNVPIQLCVGMVFGTVVFFADLYFLVKYNL; via the exons ATGAAAGAGGTTTATATATCGAAAAATATCGTGAAAATCATTGAAGATTTGATAGATTCATCATGTACCTCCGAAGAATTTAAAGCCAAAATGAAGCTTTATACCGACCCCAACCAAAAAACTATATCATTTGATTCAGTCGTGGAAATtcgagatgaaattaaacgTATTCACAAACAAG atgaaaataaacaagttccttatttacatgaattgctCGAAGGCtgtgaaataaaaattccgAAATTTGAACTTCCACCGCGG AATCCTGAATTGGAGGCCCGCATTCAAAGACTTAAAGCTGAACAAGCAAATAGAGAATACAAAgaaatgacaaaaaatgtcAGCCATCAT ATATTggagaaaaaagaaaacactTTTGGACAAGATG caaaaaatatgaattctcAGTTGATTGCTGTTTTCAACTTTCTTCTCACAATCGGTGGAGCATTTGCATTTGGTTACAAGGCAACAGAATATTCAATGGTTCTTCCAAATGTGCCAATT CAATTATGCGTTGGTATGGTATTTGGAACAGTCGTATTTTTTGCGGATCTATATTTCCTAGTTAAATACAACTTATAG
- the LOC141899227 gene encoding splicing factor, suppressor of white-apricot homolog isoform X1, which produces MASKKKKVRNPHNLPELRRNEEDDQLLVFGYACKLFRDDARAEEVNSAKTLIPWMGDTRVMIDRYDGRGHLYDLTPFDSDKVNKDSSYQLSEEEKRIEALCDEERYLELHTDLMEKAAYEEEELKRLNEALMEDNSYGAVAFNYEDTELNKEQNEEEEKESTESDSDEENEPFVCPPTLKNLLPEDMYQPPSMKIHAIIEKTASFIGTHGPQMEIIIKMKQTNNPLFQFLVFGNALNPYYKFLVSLIKKKMYVPIPKEGKRKRKISSASQDSESGDENEGSYLHPSLLGSRTKTAAHNLNVQKYTLSSEQVKDTRFAKLLSRMNENAGRESPGISNNNSDSNSGYMTPPIVSSSSSYIESTSSYGQPPPPGTETTVLPLEQCQEYGDIEASLPPIIPPTDMIPPPPDMQPIIDKMADYVIRNGIEFEESMRRKNDVRFEFLIPGHFHHSYYSFKKQMKEHEALRERLIKEREEALRKEIAERKERDRLALVKRQREDEIRRVKQLAAVEDAEREALIAAGKASVSFSIKPKDTESVPLEKKPVFTYETSDEEGEGIDKHLPEMSITEEMKVEPVILQQPEYIMSETSQDTDASQEILEKRYAEEKLKDKLALAAREKLVQATKEKQLQVERKRKAALFINMLKTSNSKNEKPTEEKSEVAVPDISKVVENVVSSLIGASNENPSSSPIYTEPTTLVPHNSQLTRRFSVPENRSLTGYHRSRTSRSPERSRNSRSPRKRRSRTPPSSYHVSSYRSRSRSKSPRVWRRSKSKEKGRLPASYESQRGKSSAYERKQRSRSRSRTRSHHSKSKHKTKSPSKRHRSRSRSRSRKSKRSKSPTRSRNGSSKSNKSEKYRKNKSTNEDTRNNITEADSDSPLPNLSDVEEQNDMDTGAENKLSKEEIMNKMKVFREKVLKEEDDTNHEKDGS; this is translated from the exons ATGGCGTCCAAAAAGAAGAAGGTACGGAACCCTCACAACCTTCCCGAATTGCGGCGAAATGAGGAGGATGATCAGCTTTTAGTGTTTGGATACGCGTGTAAATTATTTCGTGACGATGCCAGGGCAGAAGAAGTCAACTCGGCGAAGACGTTGATACCGTGGATGGGCGACACACGAGTAATGATTGACAG GTACGATGGCCGCGGACACCTGTACGATCTTACTCCGTTCGATTCTGATAAGGTCAATAAAGATAGTTCTTATCAACTGTCTGAGGAAGAGAAACGAATTGAAGCGCTTTGCGACGAGGAACGTTACCTAGAGCTTCATACTGATCTCATGGAAAAAGCGGCTTATGAAG agGAAGAACTAAAACGTCTTAATGAAGCTCTGATGGAGGACAACAGCTACGGGGCTGTGGCATTCAACTATGAGGATACTGAGCTGAACAAAGAACAGAATGAggaagaagagaaagaaagCACTGAAAGCGAttctgatgaagaaaatgaacCGTTTGTTTGTCCACCTACTCTGAAAAATCTACTACCTGAAGACATGTATCAG CCTCCTTCGATGAAGATACACGCTATCATTGAAAAGACAGCATCGTTCATTGGCACGCATGGACCACAGATGGAGATCATCATAAAGATGAAACAGACAAATAATCCgctatttcaatttttggttTTCGGAAATGCGTTGAATCCTTACTATAAATTCCTGGTTTCTCtcatcaaaaagaaaatgtatgttCCTATACCAAAAGAAGGCAAGCGAAAGCGAAAAATAAGTTCAG CGTCTCAAGATAGTGAAAGTGGTGATGAAAATGAAGGAAGCTATTTACATCCGAGTTTGTTGGGAAGCAGAACGAAAACTGCAGCACATAATCTCAATGTCCAG aaatacaCATTATCATCTGAACAAGTAAAAGATACACGATTTGCTAAATTACTCAgtagaatgaatgaaaatgctGGACGTGAATCCCCCGG GATCTCGAACAACAATTCAGACAGTAATTCCGGGTATATGACGCCACCTATAgtatcatcatcgtcgtcttaTATTGAAAGTACGTCTAGTTATGGACAGCCTCCCCCACCAGGAACTGAAACAACCGTACTTCCTCTAGAACAATGCCAAGAATACGG AGATATAGAAGCATCACTGCCGCCTATAATTCCTCCTACCGATATGATTCCACCACCTCCTGACATGCAGCCTATAATAGACAAAATGGCCGACTATGTTATTCGAAATGGCATTGAATTCGAAGAGTCGATGCGTCGAAAGAACGACGTCCGTTTTGAGTTTCTCATACCCGGCCATTTCCATCACAGTTATTACTCGTTTAAAAAACAGATGAAAGAACACGAAGCTCTCAGAGAACGTCTGATTAAAGAGCGCGAGGAAGCTTTACGTAAAGAGATCGCGGAGCGGAAGGAAAGGGATCGTCTAGCTTTGGTCAAGAGACAAAGAGAAGATGAAATCAGAAGAGTGAAGCAATTAGCGGCGGTAGAAGATGCCGAAAGAGAAGCTCTGATAGCTGCTGGAAAAG CAAGCGTCTCATTTTCCATCAAACCCAAAGATACCGAATCTGTTCCTTTGGAGAAGAAACCAGTATTTACCTATGAAACCAGTGATGAAGAAG GTGAAGGTATTGACAAGCATTTGCCAGAAATGTCGATAACTGAGGAAATGAAAGTTGAGCCTGTTATTTTACAACAACCCGAATACATTATGTCTGAAACTAGTCAAGATACAGATGCATCGCAAGAAATTCTTGAGAAAAGATATG CTGAAGAAAAACTGAAGGATAAACTAGCGCTAGCTGCCAGGGAAAAACTAGTTCAGGCGACTAAAGAGAAACAACTTCAAGTGGAAAGAAAACGTAAGGCTGCTCTGTTCATAAACATGTTGAAGACATCAAAcagtaaaaacgaaaaaccCACAGAAGAAAAATCTGAAGTGGCGGTACCAGATATTTCAAAGGTGGTCGAGAACGTTGTCAGTTCACTAATCGGTGCATCAAATGAGAATCCCTCATCGAGTCCAATATATACAGAACCGACGACACTGGTTCCACACAATTCACAACTTACACGGCGATTCAGCGTACCTGAAAATAGATCTTTAACCGGTTATCATCGCAGTCGAACGTCGCGTTCGCCTGAACGCAGTAGAAATTCACGTTCACCAAGAAAACGACGTTCAAGAACACCGCCTTCTTCGTATCACGTCTCTTCGTACAG aTCAAGGTCAAGATCGAAATCTCCACGGGTTTGGCGAAGATCGAAATCTAAAGAGAAAGGTCGTCTGCCAGCCAGCTACGAATCTCAACGCGGTAAGAGCTCTGCATACGAACGAAAACAAAGATCACGTTCGAGATCAAGAACGCGTAGCCATCACTCGAAATCGAAACACAAAACTAAATCACCGTCAAAACGTCATCGATCGAGGTCCAGATCGAGGTCCCGTAAGAGTAAACGGTCGAAATCTCCAACGAGAAGTAGAAATGGTAGCAGTAAATCTAATAAAAGCGAGAagtatcgaaaaaataaatcgaccAATGAGGATACAAGGAATAACATAACCGAAGCTGATTCGGA TTCTCCCCTACCTAATTTATCTGATGTAGAAGAACAAAATGATATGGATACTGGTGCAGagaataaattatctaaa GAGGAAAtcatgaataaaatgaaagtATTTCGTGAAAAGGTGCTAAAAGAGGAAGATGATACAAATCATGAAAAGGATGGTAGCTGA
- the LOC141899446 gene encoding trichoplein keratin filament-binding protein-like, whose translation MALPNLPTSYTTQKNPFEAAIVRRRNHQYNFREAWTDTANYFAKSNITTAKQSVWTSNQAFNDSMDAYKSIHEKEIKAIELKQRKIKLLKMLGDERLRFEAELKGESKDDLEKLAEMKEKADELQSAREEKRQQLAEELLYDHWRQNNQDIRELEFEQHKRHVMEQWKTQQEERHKALEKAKIEREEYAEKLEEDLQDALEAEKEKNAAKAKEEHELKEALKKQVEELKQREQESAALKAEEDEMMKRQWELDQIEEERKKLDEERKKDELRRILLRQHTAQMRRKSKKIQEELEQDRKIIEKLAEEDVTEKEIVTARKEKRIADAQYMKKMIEDQMKLEKAREAELDMIYQDEAAEIWRKREAEWTKEREARQKLMKEVLDARQEQIDLKREEIQKQQKESIERREQLLQEIEIANQLTKRDQEKAEAMKDEIKKDLEAQITTRRDQEISAKQKLEAELEAEKQAEEAYDDLLRHETERMKLEGFKPKRHSRPAGISTRRVAWN comes from the exons ATGGCGTTACCAAATTTGCCAACGTCTTATACGACCCAGAAAAATCCATTTGAAGCTGCAATAGTTCGAAGACGCAATCATCAGTACAACTTCCGTGAGGCTTGGACAGATACAGCTAATTATTTTGCCAAGAGCAATATCACTACAGCTAAACAGAGTGTATGGACTTCAAACCAAGCATTTAATGACAG CATGGATGCATACAAATCAATTcatgagaaagaaataaaGGCTATTGAACTCAAACAGAGAAAGATAAAACTTCTTAAAATGCTGGGAGATGAAAGACTTCGATTTGAG GCTGAATTAAAAGGTGAATCAAAAGATGATTTGGAAAAACTTGCTGAGATGAAAGAAAAAGCAGATGAATTGCAAAGTGCACGAGAAGAAAAGAGACAACAG TTGGCAGAAGAATTATTGTATGACCATTGGAGACAAAATAATCAAGATATCAGAGAG TTGGAATTTGAACAGCATAAACGACATGTGATGGAACAATGGAAAACTCAACAAGAAGAGAGACATAAG GCACTAGAAAAGGCGAAGATAGAAAGGGAGGAATACGCTGAAAAGCTGGAAGAAGACCTTCAGGATGCATTGGaagctgaaaaagaaaaaaatgcagCTAAAGCGAAAGAGGAACACGAATTAAAAGAAGCCCTGAAAAAACAAGTGGAGGAATTAAAACAGAGGGAACAAGAG TCTGCAGCTTTGAAGGCAGAGGAAGATGAAATGATGAAGAGGCAATGGGAACTAGATCAAATTGAAGAGGAAAGGAAAAAACTTGATGAAGAGAGAAAGAAAGATGAACTGAG GCGGATTTTGTTAAGGCAACATACAGCGCAGATGAGAAGAAAGTCAAAGAAAATTCAGGAGGAGCTT GAACAAGATCGTAAGATCATTGAAAAACTTGCTGAGGAGGATGtgacagaaaaagaaatagtcACTGCTAGAAAAGAGAAGAGAATCGCTGATGCTcagtatatgaaaaaaatgattgaagaTCAAATGAAACTTGAAAAAGCTCGGGAAGCTGAGCTGGATATGATATATCA AGATGAAGCTGCTGAAATATGGCGTAAGAGGGAAGCAGAATGGACAAAAGAACGTGAAGCAAGACAGAAACTCATGAAAGAA GTATTAGACGCACGACAAGAACAGATAGATTTGAAACGGGAAGAGATACAAAAACAGCAGAAGGAATCGATCGAAAGACGTGAACAGCTACttcaagaaatagaaattgCGAATCAACTTACTAAACGAGATCAAGAAAAGGCAGAGGCTATGAAAGATGAAATTAAGAAAGACCTTGAAGCACAG ATAACAACACGTCGAGATCAGGAAATATCTGCAAAACAAAAACTGGAAGCTGAATTAGAAGCTGAAAAACAGGCTGAGGAAGCTTACGATGACCTGCTCCGTCATGAAACAGAAAGAATGAAGCTTGAAGGCTTTAAACCAAAG AGACATTCTCGACCTGCTGGTATTTCCACAAGACGGGTGGCCTGGAATtag
- the LOC141899227 gene encoding splicing factor, suppressor of white-apricot homolog isoform X2: MEKAAYEEEELKRLNEALMEDNSYGAVAFNYEDTELNKEQNEEEEKESTESDSDEENEPFVCPPTLKNLLPEDMYQPPSMKIHAIIEKTASFIGTHGPQMEIIIKMKQTNNPLFQFLVFGNALNPYYKFLVSLIKKKMYVPIPKEGKRKRKISSASQDSESGDENEGSYLHPSLLGSRTKTAAHNLNVQKYTLSSEQVKDTRFAKLLSRMNENAGRESPGISNNNSDSNSGYMTPPIVSSSSSYIESTSSYGQPPPPGTETTVLPLEQCQEYGDIEASLPPIIPPTDMIPPPPDMQPIIDKMADYVIRNGIEFEESMRRKNDVRFEFLIPGHFHHSYYSFKKQMKEHEALRERLIKEREEALRKEIAERKERDRLALVKRQREDEIRRVKQLAAVEDAEREALIAAGKASVSFSIKPKDTESVPLEKKPVFTYETSDEEGEGIDKHLPEMSITEEMKVEPVILQQPEYIMSETSQDTDASQEILEKRYAEEKLKDKLALAAREKLVQATKEKQLQVERKRKAALFINMLKTSNSKNEKPTEEKSEVAVPDISKVVENVVSSLIGASNENPSSSPIYTEPTTLVPHNSQLTRRFSVPENRSLTGYHRSRTSRSPERSRNSRSPRKRRSRTPPSSYHVSSYRSRSRSKSPRVWRRSKSKEKGRLPASYESQRGKSSAYERKQRSRSRSRTRSHHSKSKHKTKSPSKRHRSRSRSRSRKSKRSKSPTRSRNGSSKSNKSEKYRKNKSTNEDTRNNITEADSDSPLPNLSDVEEQNDMDTGAENKLSKEEIMNKMKVFREKVLKEEDDTNHEKDGS; this comes from the exons ATGGAAAAAGCGGCTTATGAAG agGAAGAACTAAAACGTCTTAATGAAGCTCTGATGGAGGACAACAGCTACGGGGCTGTGGCATTCAACTATGAGGATACTGAGCTGAACAAAGAACAGAATGAggaagaagagaaagaaagCACTGAAAGCGAttctgatgaagaaaatgaacCGTTTGTTTGTCCACCTACTCTGAAAAATCTACTACCTGAAGACATGTATCAG CCTCCTTCGATGAAGATACACGCTATCATTGAAAAGACAGCATCGTTCATTGGCACGCATGGACCACAGATGGAGATCATCATAAAGATGAAACAGACAAATAATCCgctatttcaatttttggttTTCGGAAATGCGTTGAATCCTTACTATAAATTCCTGGTTTCTCtcatcaaaaagaaaatgtatgttCCTATACCAAAAGAAGGCAAGCGAAAGCGAAAAATAAGTTCAG CGTCTCAAGATAGTGAAAGTGGTGATGAAAATGAAGGAAGCTATTTACATCCGAGTTTGTTGGGAAGCAGAACGAAAACTGCAGCACATAATCTCAATGTCCAG aaatacaCATTATCATCTGAACAAGTAAAAGATACACGATTTGCTAAATTACTCAgtagaatgaatgaaaatgctGGACGTGAATCCCCCGG GATCTCGAACAACAATTCAGACAGTAATTCCGGGTATATGACGCCACCTATAgtatcatcatcgtcgtcttaTATTGAAAGTACGTCTAGTTATGGACAGCCTCCCCCACCAGGAACTGAAACAACCGTACTTCCTCTAGAACAATGCCAAGAATACGG AGATATAGAAGCATCACTGCCGCCTATAATTCCTCCTACCGATATGATTCCACCACCTCCTGACATGCAGCCTATAATAGACAAAATGGCCGACTATGTTATTCGAAATGGCATTGAATTCGAAGAGTCGATGCGTCGAAAGAACGACGTCCGTTTTGAGTTTCTCATACCCGGCCATTTCCATCACAGTTATTACTCGTTTAAAAAACAGATGAAAGAACACGAAGCTCTCAGAGAACGTCTGATTAAAGAGCGCGAGGAAGCTTTACGTAAAGAGATCGCGGAGCGGAAGGAAAGGGATCGTCTAGCTTTGGTCAAGAGACAAAGAGAAGATGAAATCAGAAGAGTGAAGCAATTAGCGGCGGTAGAAGATGCCGAAAGAGAAGCTCTGATAGCTGCTGGAAAAG CAAGCGTCTCATTTTCCATCAAACCCAAAGATACCGAATCTGTTCCTTTGGAGAAGAAACCAGTATTTACCTATGAAACCAGTGATGAAGAAG GTGAAGGTATTGACAAGCATTTGCCAGAAATGTCGATAACTGAGGAAATGAAAGTTGAGCCTGTTATTTTACAACAACCCGAATACATTATGTCTGAAACTAGTCAAGATACAGATGCATCGCAAGAAATTCTTGAGAAAAGATATG CTGAAGAAAAACTGAAGGATAAACTAGCGCTAGCTGCCAGGGAAAAACTAGTTCAGGCGACTAAAGAGAAACAACTTCAAGTGGAAAGAAAACGTAAGGCTGCTCTGTTCATAAACATGTTGAAGACATCAAAcagtaaaaacgaaaaaccCACAGAAGAAAAATCTGAAGTGGCGGTACCAGATATTTCAAAGGTGGTCGAGAACGTTGTCAGTTCACTAATCGGTGCATCAAATGAGAATCCCTCATCGAGTCCAATATATACAGAACCGACGACACTGGTTCCACACAATTCACAACTTACACGGCGATTCAGCGTACCTGAAAATAGATCTTTAACCGGTTATCATCGCAGTCGAACGTCGCGTTCGCCTGAACGCAGTAGAAATTCACGTTCACCAAGAAAACGACGTTCAAGAACACCGCCTTCTTCGTATCACGTCTCTTCGTACAG aTCAAGGTCAAGATCGAAATCTCCACGGGTTTGGCGAAGATCGAAATCTAAAGAGAAAGGTCGTCTGCCAGCCAGCTACGAATCTCAACGCGGTAAGAGCTCTGCATACGAACGAAAACAAAGATCACGTTCGAGATCAAGAACGCGTAGCCATCACTCGAAATCGAAACACAAAACTAAATCACCGTCAAAACGTCATCGATCGAGGTCCAGATCGAGGTCCCGTAAGAGTAAACGGTCGAAATCTCCAACGAGAAGTAGAAATGGTAGCAGTAAATCTAATAAAAGCGAGAagtatcgaaaaaataaatcgaccAATGAGGATACAAGGAATAACATAACCGAAGCTGATTCGGA TTCTCCCCTACCTAATTTATCTGATGTAGAAGAACAAAATGATATGGATACTGGTGCAGagaataaattatctaaa GAGGAAAtcatgaataaaatgaaagtATTTCGTGAAAAGGTGCTAAAAGAGGAAGATGATACAAATCATGAAAAGGATGGTAGCTGA
- the LOC141899123 gene encoding uncharacterized protein LOC141899123, protein MSDSVKASEIEKENQNSSYLPISLQLKAKHNLHSKPRIPLVDVNTKCTLSNNDNVKSQPVVSKLKKTSSFKQKTGTQLPKWIKPKYSDTQKDCTKSGVVTNKPHQQHDPLKRKHIHSKIPSKMERPLSTSPEELGQSEESENISAKQISDSSADASLIQDTLSELTITCAKISDECSSESSVLPDECSSNDLYSQGITCVETVVTPIKFVPTKMNGRGLSAETMTNSCNGTSPVVQVNQETSMHVPVLTDSAVGTSPCVSHMIKIDLSSGEPMKIQKHIESLSISNELLRSELDRHKRDSVLKDEQIFQLREENTAKIRKLSFLQKQSESLIEKTKCTLQSDIDSYQQQITFLQNELSITQEELQSQQSKYEAKIEKLEKDFVNLEEDLCRVYRNHKDELAEIHEEYARNDYRPHFEKSQLKIAELEEELRVYNNLASAIEKASILQDKVENDFDERHRRIKEQTELLQLQQGHYETQYKEFTKQKVENEEFVHQAKEESELLRVAHKQMSEELERYKKQAQQFNWNQVQMVESNEFLDAENRMLQESLQEVERGCNNTQLELARCNAIIANKTLECTNLENMVKDLREKLTETMNELETTKVNVSFLYQYVNQLYEKASIKANALQVEIHVNEPSETVSAPPKSTGKSFVSAVLTAQTCHPSPSQCSDNDEWHSLRDLKTLETSIDTMHTADDHVLAEDNDPEATLFNISGVGSIEDSDLVEEEFNNDHRILDEIQSSATTVNTKRESAFMVVQKRSSVLNPVQGSMPSSNSENTDQDLKYTDDVEEVHNMVKSLVFIIQQCDKARVEDIHYLQNERDQLTYELETYKKEQTYIMNELKDKLSMMEKSAIDAGVQLLQTETAHEKSKQLLTQSESKIKELQGKLESILEQDFTINKLRRSLESFVEENKQLAADKEFAESALNDLVTSTKDGNPESHVVELIQLKKELKRSRVRYYEQEDMHKETVTKAQRRMKTLEENWQKAEAEVSRLDLYITEIKQTLAKNKSIIESCDELLKLLNEM, encoded by the exons ATGTCAGATAGTGTAAAAGCGTCAGAGATTGAGAAAGAAAATCAGAATAGTAGTTATCTTCCCATTTCACTACAG TTGAAGGCAAAACATAATTTACATTCAAAGCCTCGAATTCCGCTTGTCGATGTAAATACAAAATGTACTTtatcaaataatgataatgtcaAATCTCAACCAGTCGTGTCAAAGTTGAAGAAAACCTCAAGTTTTAAACAGAAAACTGGAACTCAGTTGCCCAAG tggatcaaaccaaaatattcagatACTCAAAAGGACTGTACAAAGTCCG GTGTAGTGACTAACAAACCACATCAACAACATGACCCTCTGAAAAGAAAACACATCCACTCGAAAATTCCTTCGAAAATGGAGCGACCATTATCAACAAGTCCCGAAGAGTTAGGACAGAGTGAAGAATCTGAGAATATTTCTGCTAAGCAGATCTCTGACAGTTCTGCTGATGCAAGCTTAATACAGGACACACTCAGCGAATTAACAATTACATGTGCAAAGATCAGTGATGAATGTAGTAGTGAATCATCTGTTTTGCCTGATGAATGCTCCTCGAATGACTTGTATTCTCAAGGAATCACATGCGTTGAAACTGTAGTTACCCCGATTAAATTTGTACCGACTAAGATGAATGGACGAGGGTTATCGGCTGAGACAATGACAAACAGTTGTAATGGAACATCCCCGGTTGTTCAGGTCAATCAAGAAACGAGCATGCATGTCCCAGTTCTCACAGATTCTGCGGTAGGAACATCTCCATGTGTATCTCATATGATCAA GATTGATCTGTCGTCAGGCGAACcgatgaaaattcaaaaacacaTCGAATCACTGTCAATCAGTAATGAACTGTTGCGTTCTGAACTGGACAGACATAAACGGGATAGTGTGCTTAAAGATGAGCAGATTTTCCAACTACGTGAGGAGAATACAGCAAAAATCCGGAAACTTTCATTTTTGCAAAAACAATCTGAAAGTCTAATTGAGAAAACAAAG TGCACATTGCAGTCAGATATTGATTCATACCAGCAACAAAtaacatttcttcaaaatgaattatctATCACTCAAGAGGAGTTGCAGTCGCAACAAAGCAAGTATGAAGCTAAGATTGAAAAGCTTGAAAAGGATTTCGTTAACCTGGAAGAAGATTTATGTCGTGTGTACAGAAATCATAAAGATGAG ttGGCCGAAATCCATGAAGAATATGCTAGGAATGACTATCGtccacattttgaaaaatctcagCTAAAGATCGCCGAACTAGAGGAAGAATTGAGGGTTTATAATAACCTGGCTTCTGCAATAGAAAAAGCTTCTATTTTGCAG GACAAAGTTgagaatgattttgatgaaagaCATCGGCGCATTAAAGAGCAAACTGAATTACTTCAATTACAGCAAGGTCACTATGAAACCCAG TATAAAGAATTTACTAAACAGAAAGTGGAGAATGAAGAGTTTGTCCATCAAGCCAAAGAGGAATCTGAATTGTTACGCGTCGCACATAAACAAATGTCTGAAGAATTGGAACGTTATAAGAAACAAGCGCAACAA tttaATTGGAATCAAGTGCAGATGGTGGAAAGCAATGAATTTCTGGATGCAGAAAATCGAATGTTACAAGAGTCATTGCAAGAAGTTGAGCGAGGATGTAACAATACGCAACTAGAACTAGCTCGGTGCAATGCCATAATCGCTAACAAGACATTAGAATGcacaaatttagaaaatatggtGAAGGATCTTAG agaaaaattgactgaaacaatgaatgaactggaaACAACTAAAGTCAATGTATCATTCCTTTATCAATATGTTAACCAACTGTATGAAAAAGCTTCAATTAAAGCTAATGCATTACAAGTAGAAATA CATGTGAATGAGCCCTCTGAAACTGTGTCAGCTCCACCTAAGTCGACAGGAAAATCATTTGTATCGGCTGTTTTAACTGCTCAGACTTGTCATCCCTCGCCATCTCAGTGTTCTGATAACGATGAATGGCATTCTTTACGAGATCTCAAAACATTAGAAACTTCCATCGATACAATGCATACGGCGGATGATCACGTCCTCGCTGAAGATAATGATCCCGAAGCTACATTATTCAACATAAGTGGAGTTGGGTCAATAGAGGACAGCGATTTAGTAGAGGAAGAATTCAATAATGATCACAGAATTTTAGATGAAATACAGTCGTCAGCAACAACAGTTAATACAAAGCGAGAAAGTGCATTCATGGTGGTCCAGAAGCGATCATCTGTTCTTAATCCCGTTCAAGGATCAATGCCCAGTTCTAACTCAGAAAATACAGATCAAGATCTGAAATATACTGATGATGTTGAGGAAGTCCATAATATGGTAAAATCACTAGTCTTTATCATACAACAATGTGACAAAGCTCGTGTGGAGGACATTCACTATCTACAGAATGAGAg AGATCAGCTTACTTATGAATTGGAGACCTACAAAAAGGAGCAAACTTACATCATGAATGAGCTGAAGGATAAGCTATCAATGATGGAAAAATCAGCGATTGACGCGGGCGTTCAGTTGCTACAAACGGAAACTGCTCATGAAAAATCAAAGCAGTTACTTACTCAGTCTGAATCGAAAATTAAAGAACTACAAGGAAAACTTGAATCAATTCTTGAACAGGACTTTACTATCAAT AAATTACGTCGAAGCCTAGAATCGTTTgttgaagaaaataaacaactcGCAGCTGACAAAGAGTTCGCAGAAAGTGCCTTGAATGATTTGGTGACTTCGACCAAAGATGGAAATCCTGAATCACATGTTGTAGAGTTAATTCAACTGAAGAAAGAG CTAAAACGATCACGCGTAAGATATTACGAACAAGAAGATATGCACAAGGAAACTGTAACAAAGGCTCAGAGAAGA ATGAAAACCTTAGAAGAAAACTGGCAAAAGGCAGAAGCAGAAGTTTCGCGTTTGGATCTGTACATCACTGAAATAAAACAA ACTCTGGCGAAAAATAAATCCATAATAGAATCGTGTGATGAGCTGCTGAAACTACTTAATGAAATGTGA